In Acinetobacter sp. WCHAc010034, a genomic segment contains:
- a CDS encoding thermostable hemolysin, whose protein sequence is MTTFIFKNSSSNKINYLDSNLCNSKYKKERFIKADSDKNCVEVLPKVSSKNALISLDVKTLDRSRTLERMRAESFISDKYKEIHNASLSEFFSTLFAGYTENGMQVAIGMETLSGKDAFLEQYLETPVQVSLEKFTQSKVSRDKLVEIGNLASLNIENAKLMVAFLVFHLSRQKVEWAVCTGTVAVRYVLQQMRLHFHVIDKADPNALGAAQKQWGNYYQQKPLVLAINVAEALAVTQEIYDSNF, encoded by the coding sequence ATGACTACATTCATCTTTAAAAATTCTTCATCTAATAAGATTAACTATTTAGACTCAAATTTATGTAACTCGAAATATAAAAAAGAACGATTTATTAAAGCTGATTCAGATAAAAACTGTGTGGAAGTATTGCCTAAGGTATCGTCCAAAAATGCACTCATCAGTTTGGACGTTAAGACTTTAGACCGCAGCCGTACATTAGAGCGGATGCGGGCTGAAAGTTTTATCAGTGACAAATATAAAGAAATCCATAATGCATCACTTTCTGAGTTTTTTTCAACACTGTTTGCCGGCTATACCGAAAATGGGATGCAAGTGGCAATTGGGATGGAAACTTTAAGCGGGAAAGATGCTTTTCTTGAACAATATCTGGAAACACCGGTGCAGGTGAGCCTGGAAAAATTTACCCAAAGTAAGGTTTCAAGGGACAAGCTGGTTGAAATCGGAAATTTGGCTTCTCTCAATATAGAAAATGCAAAACTGATGGTTGCTTTTCTGGTATTCCATTTAAGCCGGCAAAAAGTTGAATGGGCTGTATGTACAGGCACAGTTGCTGTCCGCTATGTTCTGCAGCAGATGAGGCTGCACTTTCATGTCATAGATAAAGCGGATCCAAACGCGCTAGGCGCAGCCCAGAAGCAATGGGGAAATTACTATCAGCAAAAGCCGCTTGTGCTGGCGATAAATGTGGCCGAAGCATTGGCCGTAACTCAGGAAATATACGATTCCAATTTCTAA
- a CDS encoding AlpA family phage regulatory protein — MNAFTGQTFQMNQIINFKEVIRLIGLSRATIYNIMNERHKQYDVTFPKQVHLTVGRVGWFAREINQWIEVKLASR, encoded by the coding sequence ATGAATGCGTTCACAGGTCAGACTTTTCAGATGAACCAAATTATTAACTTCAAAGAAGTTATTCGACTCATAGGTTTAAGCCGTGCAACTATTTATAACATTATGAATGAACGCCATAAGCAATATGATGTAACTTTTCCGAAACAGGTTCATTTAACAGTAGGTCGAGTTGGCTGGTTTGCTAGGGAGATCAATCAATGGATTGAGGTTAAGTTGGCTAGCCGATAA
- a CDS encoding hydrolase or metal-binding protein — translation MIKGLAITPPILGRISIGKMVEKNGKRLPEKDDQFTLTSQIQNKDGWVKHPLDEQLRAKAGSQKLRTIPVRMIFNDPELNLRAEYSLFDRQTGRLICSGNGETCQRLTQQGIEHHPCPSPDLCPLAQGGLCRPYGRLYVNLDESDELGAFIFRTAGFNSIRTLAARLSYYHASSDGLLSCLPLQLTLRGKSTVQSYRTPVYYVDLTLRDGISLQDAIASAKQIDQQGKDSGFNQNALDQAARQGYGNAGFEADDEESTDILEEFYPEEGKLPEQAPERINIKDVQRELQQSVRAVKS, via the coding sequence ATGATTAAAGGTCTGGCAATTACTCCGCCGATCCTCGGCAGAATAAGTATTGGCAAGATGGTGGAAAAGAACGGCAAGCGCCTGCCTGAAAAGGATGACCAGTTTACCCTGACCAGCCAAATTCAGAACAAGGATGGCTGGGTCAAGCATCCGCTGGATGAACAGCTGCGCGCGAAAGCCGGCAGCCAGAAGCTCAGAACCATTCCAGTCAGGATGATCTTTAATGATCCCGAACTCAATCTTAGAGCAGAGTACAGCTTATTTGATCGTCAAACAGGACGATTAATTTGCTCAGGCAATGGAGAAACCTGTCAGCGCTTAACTCAGCAAGGTATTGAACATCATCCATGTCCATCCCCTGATTTATGCCCGCTGGCGCAAGGCGGGCTGTGCAGGCCCTATGGCCGGCTGTACGTGAATCTGGATGAGTCGGATGAGCTGGGCGCTTTCATTTTCAGAACGGCCGGATTCAACAGCATCCGCACTCTGGCTGCGCGCCTCAGCTATTACCATGCATCGTCGGATGGGCTGCTGTCATGCCTGCCGCTGCAATTGACCTTAAGAGGAAAATCCACTGTGCAAAGCTATCGGACACCGGTGTATTACGTAGACTTGACGCTGCGTGATGGCATTAGCCTGCAGGACGCGATTGCTTCAGCGAAGCAGATTGATCAGCAAGGTAAAGATTCAGGCTTTAATCAGAATGCTTTAGATCAGGCAGCGAGGCAGGGCTATGGTAATGCCGGCTTTGAGGCGGATGATGAAGAAAGTACGGATATTTTGGAGGAGTTTTACCCTGAAGAGGGGAAGTTGCCAGAGCAAGCGCCAGAGCGAATAAATATTAAGGATGTTCAGAGAGAGCTGCAGCAGTCGGTTCGGGCTGTGAAATCGTAA
- a CDS encoding YqaJ viral recombinase family protein, giving the protein MNAAIRTRSSVHAAKPFIAPKLFTAKRFADTRNLSHAEWLEIRRQGIGSSDCAAACGLNPYMSMLELWMIKTGRIQQAIDDESQGHAPLYWGKQLEPLVAEYYSMHTGHKVRRVNAVLQHPDPDRHFMLANLDYTVTGNAEVQLLECKTAGEYGAKLWRDGVPLYVLCQVQHQLAVTGKQAAHICVLICGHETRIFKVTRSESVIQHIIKAERYFWDCVEQDIPPDADASASAAEALQQLYPQHIPLTIEDLSQHEQGNQLFNQLIQDRNQIEKHQRNFDQAKHQIQALMKDSERATFQNGSVTWKRSKDSVSLDSKALLKLHPEMLELFPQAKAGSRRFNIYADAD; this is encoded by the coding sequence ATGAATGCAGCAATAAGAACACGGTCTTCTGTACATGCGGCTAAGCCATTTATTGCGCCAAAATTGTTTACAGCAAAGCGCTTTGCCGATACCAGAAATCTCAGTCATGCCGAATGGCTGGAAATCCGCAGGCAGGGCATCGGCAGCAGCGACTGCGCCGCCGCCTGCGGACTGAACCCCTATATGTCGATGCTGGAACTGTGGATGATCAAGACAGGACGGATTCAGCAAGCAATTGATGATGAGAGCCAAGGCCATGCGCCGCTGTACTGGGGCAAGCAGCTGGAACCGCTGGTCGCAGAATACTACAGCATGCACACCGGCCATAAAGTCCGGCGGGTTAATGCGGTGCTGCAGCATCCTGATCCTGACAGGCATTTTATGCTGGCCAATTTGGATTATACGGTCACGGGCAATGCGGAAGTGCAGCTGCTGGAGTGCAAGACGGCAGGGGAATACGGCGCGAAACTGTGGCGGGACGGCGTACCTCTATATGTGCTGTGCCAGGTGCAGCACCAGCTGGCGGTCACAGGCAAGCAGGCAGCGCATATCTGCGTGCTGATCTGCGGCCATGAAACCCGCATTTTTAAAGTGACGCGCAGCGAATCGGTGATTCAGCACATCATCAAAGCTGAACGCTATTTCTGGGATTGCGTGGAACAGGATATTCCGCCGGATGCCGATGCGAGTGCATCGGCGGCTGAAGCGCTGCAGCAGCTGTATCCGCAGCATATTCCTTTAACCATAGAAGACTTGAGCCAGCATGAACAGGGGAATCAGCTGTTTAACCAATTGATTCAAGACCGCAATCAAATCGAAAAGCATCAGCGGAATTTTGATCAGGCCAAGCACCAGATTCAGGCCCTGATGAAAGATTCGGAACGCGCCACTTTTCAAAATGGTTCAGTGACGTGGAAAAGGTCTAAGGATTCGGTCAGCCTGGACAGCAAAGCCCTGCTGAAGCTGCATCCGGAAATGCTGGAACTGTTCCCGCAGGCCAAAGCCGGTTCACGGCGCTTTAACATTTATGCAGATGCTGACTGA
- a CDS encoding DUF932 domain-containing protein produces the protein MAHQIEQMAYVGQTPWHGLGNQLTQNQPIEVWAQQAGMDWRIESSNVSYMAQNERGHSIIMPYEEQRVLYRSDTHAPLSVVSQRYQEVQPQEILEFYRDLTEQSGFELETAGVLKGGKKFWALAKTGQSTALKGRDVSNGYILLATACDGTLATTAQFTSIRVVCNNTLAIALRGQSRSAGAVKVPHSTKFDADKVKQQLGISVRAWDEHMYEMKQLSQRKVTQQEAAAYFDTVFNNAGLNGAQQDDSIIQFYRNVAAQANPAAKAENKSEPNGRAMSKVMAMFNGQGRGAELSSAKDTAYGLLCSITEFVDHERRAMSADHRLDSAWFGAGQAVKQRALEQAAALTA, from the coding sequence ATGGCACATCAAATTGAACAAATGGCCTATGTCGGCCAAACCCCTTGGCACGGCTTAGGGAATCAATTGACTCAAAACCAGCCCATAGAGGTCTGGGCGCAGCAGGCCGGCATGGACTGGCGCATTGAGTCCTCCAATGTCAGCTACATGGCGCAGAATGAACGCGGGCACAGCATCATCATGCCCTATGAGGAGCAGCGGGTTTTATACCGCTCCGATACCCATGCACCGCTGTCGGTTGTCAGCCAGCGCTATCAGGAAGTCCAGCCACAGGAAATACTGGAGTTTTACCGGGACTTGACCGAACAGTCCGGCTTTGAGCTGGAAACTGCAGGCGTGCTGAAAGGCGGCAAGAAGTTCTGGGCCTTGGCTAAAACAGGACAGAGTACGGCGCTGAAAGGCCGGGATGTCAGCAATGGCTATATTCTGCTGGCAACGGCCTGTGACGGCACTTTAGCCACCACGGCGCAATTCACCTCAATCCGCGTAGTCTGCAACAATACTTTGGCAATTGCCTTGCGCGGACAAAGCCGCAGCGCCGGCGCGGTCAAAGTTCCGCACAGCACCAAGTTCGATGCTGATAAGGTCAAACAGCAGCTGGGCATTTCCGTGCGCGCCTGGGATGAGCACATGTATGAGATGAAACAGCTGAGCCAGCGCAAAGTTACACAGCAGGAAGCCGCAGCGTATTTTGATACGGTTTTCAATAATGCCGGTCTGAACGGCGCTCAGCAGGATGACAGTATTATTCAGTTCTACCGCAATGTGGCGGCTCAAGCTAATCCGGCCGCCAAAGCGGAGAACAAGAGTGAACCGAATGGGCGTGCCATGTCGAAAGTCATGGCGATGTTCAACGGGCAGGGCCGCGGGGCAGAACTCAGCTCAGCTAAAGACACTGCTTATGGCCTGCTGTGTTCAATTACGGAATTTGTTGATCATGAGCGCCGCGCTATGAGTGCCGATCACCGGCTGGATTCAGCATGGTTTGGTGCAGGGCAGGCGGTCAAGCAGCGGGCTTTGGAGCAGGCAGCAGCCTTAACAGCTTGA
- a CDS encoding YagK/YfjJ domain-containing protein, translating into MINLDKQDLLKQLSQQDYEQWHHDLMIIKRVVTEIASFKRFRDIFDSREYYYCPCYQQGSSRFRYGDVGRKLYGDLRDLANDFFYAISVVRKIDRYYPLEYYPLHLRIFMDCVDAERLTRTAYDPADISPYFANRLNDCAFDMYEQIRLPENKIALKRAKELTSRQRRSTEEYIDQLILQYSRLIAVRVDFGYSENADTSYELISEHRDVLLRYLREKHAGDAQAGYVWKLEYGLKKGYHLHMMIFLDGSRVQESISHGKIIANHWIEVITEGEGVAFNCNAVMQNYQRNGIGRVDYDNAAKIRDLKFACQYLTKYDEYIELVHYGYQVNQYSDDPNKKPVYSELKRVFGKAKLPSYIPHVGRPRRKGI; encoded by the coding sequence ATGATTAATTTAGATAAACAAGATTTACTGAAACAGCTGTCACAACAGGACTATGAGCAATGGCATCATGACCTGATGATCATCAAACGAGTGGTTACAGAGATTGCAAGCTTTAAAAGATTTAGAGATATATTTGATAGCCGCGAGTACTATTATTGCCCATGCTATCAACAAGGCAGCTCAAGATTCCGTTATGGTGATGTAGGGAGGAAGCTTTACGGTGACCTGCGTGATTTGGCCAATGATTTTTTCTATGCGATATCAGTGGTGAGAAAGATAGACCGTTATTATCCGCTTGAATACTATCCTTTGCATTTACGAATATTTATGGATTGCGTAGACGCGGAGCGATTAACACGTACAGCTTATGATCCTGCCGATATCTCTCCTTATTTTGCTAATCGGTTGAATGATTGCGCCTTTGATATGTATGAGCAAATAAGACTGCCAGAGAATAAGATTGCGTTAAAACGAGCTAAAGAACTGACTTCGCGTCAAAGACGTAGCACGGAAGAATACATCGATCAGCTGATCTTGCAGTATTCCCGTTTGATTGCAGTGCGGGTTGATTTTGGCTACAGCGAAAATGCAGATACGAGCTATGAGCTGATCAGTGAGCATCGGGATGTACTGCTGCGTTATTTACGCGAGAAGCATGCTGGGGATGCGCAAGCCGGTTATGTTTGGAAACTCGAATATGGGCTAAAGAAGGGCTATCACTTGCACATGATGATCTTTCTAGATGGTTCGCGGGTACAGGAAAGTATCAGTCATGGCAAGATCATTGCGAATCATTGGATCGAAGTGATTACTGAAGGAGAAGGCGTTGCATTTAATTGTAATGCGGTCATGCAGAACTATCAGCGCAATGGGATTGGACGAGTGGATTACGATAATGCAGCTAAGATCAGAGATCTCAAATTCGCGTGCCAGTATCTGACCAAATATGATGAATACATTGAGTTGGTGCATTATGGCTATCAAGTCAATCAATATTCTGATGATCCAAACAAAAAGCCTGTCTACTCCGAGTTGAAACGCGTTTTTGGCAAAGCCAAGCTGCCTAGCTATATTCCTCACGTAGGACGGCCAAGACGTAAAGGTATATAA
- a CDS encoding helix-turn-helix transcriptional regulator, with protein MNSLVTAHNIEPTATELAVQPNERIIRLKQVVELTGLSRSTIYDRLNPKSKRYDASFPESIKLGARLNAGAVGWLESEIQAWIKQRIEERSRPLLR; from the coding sequence ATGAACAGTTTAGTTACAGCACATAATATAGAGCCTACAGCAACAGAATTGGCTGTACAGCCAAATGAGAGAATTATCCGTCTTAAACAAGTTGTAGAGCTGACAGGTTTATCACGTTCGACGATTTACGACCGATTGAATCCAAAGTCGAAACGTTACGATGCCAGCTTTCCAGAATCAATCAAGCTGGGGGCAAGGCTTAATGCTGGTGCGGTTGGATGGCTTGAATCAGAAATTCAAGCATGGATTAAACAGCGAATCGAGGAAAGAAGCCGCCCACTGTTAAGATGA
- a CDS encoding lipoprotein — MKKITFVLWTAVMLSACNPEPPSTAKQPAQAPEQTVPVQEIGNQDISKVTTEDLPAEQEAMNDEFMQSSNEPPVELHLSEQFNEHAAKMGNGNYLQLDVSAIADQVTIHNVTVNRGNTCAPRFWYRSWPGHGSLKFGQAVRAHITCDFHAVKEISVETDSGAYTFNF; from the coding sequence GTGAAAAAAATAACATTCGTTTTATGGACGGCTGTCATGCTTTCAGCCTGCAACCCAGAACCACCATCCACAGCCAAGCAACCCGCTCAAGCGCCTGAGCAGACAGTCCCTGTTCAAGAGATTGGCAATCAGGATATATCTAAAGTCACAACTGAGGATCTGCCTGCTGAACAAGAGGCAATGAATGATGAGTTCATGCAAAGCTCTAATGAGCCGCCTGTGGAACTGCATCTGAGTGAGCAGTTCAATGAACATGCTGCAAAGATGGGAAACGGCAATTACCTGCAGCTGGATGTCAGCGCAATCGCCGATCAAGTCACAATTCATAATGTGACAGTCAACCGCGGCAATACCTGTGCACCGCGCTTCTGGTATCGGAGCTGGCCAGGTCATGGATCATTAAAGTTTGGTCAAGCTGTGCGCGCCCATATCACCTGCGACTTTCATGCCGTTAAAGAAATCAGTGTAGAAACCGACTCTGGAGCTTACACATTCAACTTTTAA
- a CDS encoding DUF805 domain-containing protein: MQGKILDFSIQNNTGIISGGDQKRYQFIGAEWKEQRQPQRGMAVDFDIDAEGKAIGVYAALTNTASANNIIQQLHEKNEAQYSPFDWFLKCIKSYVNFTGRARRQEYWYFILFYLIGAIATMVLDYIFGTEVLFYALYLIGMALPQTGVSVRRLHDTGKSGWWYLISLVPIIGVILLIIWFVKEGDAHSNLYGQPAK, encoded by the coding sequence ATGCAAGGCAAGATTTTAGATTTTTCGATTCAAAATAATACGGGGATTATTTCTGGTGGTGACCAGAAACGTTATCAATTTATCGGTGCGGAGTGGAAAGAACAGCGTCAGCCTCAACGCGGCATGGCGGTCGATTTTGATATTGATGCTGAAGGCAAGGCGATTGGGGTTTATGCTGCTTTGACTAACACCGCAAGCGCCAACAACATCATTCAACAATTGCATGAAAAAAATGAAGCGCAGTACAGCCCTTTTGACTGGTTTTTAAAGTGCATAAAAAGCTATGTCAATTTTACTGGCCGGGCAAGACGGCAAGAATACTGGTATTTCATTTTATTCTACTTAATCGGCGCTATAGCCACGATGGTCTTAGATTATATCTTTGGCACAGAGGTACTGTTTTACGCCCTGTACTTAATCGGGATGGCCTTGCCTCAAACGGGAGTATCCGTCAGACGGCTGCATGACACGGGGAAATCCGGTTGGTGGTATTTAATCAGTCTCGTTCCGATTATAGGCGTCATTCTATTAATCATCTGGTTTGTAAAAGAAGGTGACGCTCACAGCAATCTATATGGTCAGCCTGCTAAATAA
- a CDS encoding NADPH-dependent 2,4-dienoyl-CoA reductase, whose protein sequence is MTTTSYANILKPLHLGFTTIKNRVVMGSMHTGLEDRFYNYPKLAAYFGERAKGGVGLIITGGISPNRQGWLLPAGGTMNTLGDIAPHRLVTHAVHKHGAKILMQILHAGRYGYQPFVVSASPVKSPISPFKPRQLSDKQILETIQDYVKTASLAKKAGYDGVEIMGSEGYLLNQFLSRHVNQRTDRWGGSIENRMRFAVEIVKAIRAEAGEKFIICFRLSMLDLVHDGNTMDEVITVAQALEQAGVTLLNTGIGWHEARIPTIVTSVPRAAFADYTAEVKKHVSIPVIASNRINMPETAEEILAAGKADMVQMARPLLADPFWVNKTATNRVDEINTCIACNQACLDHTFKNQRATCLVNPRAAFETELVYVKAKKPKRIAVIGGGVAGMSAATVAAGRGHQVTLFEAGNEVGGQFNLAKVIPGKEEFHETIRYFKVQIEKTGVELRLNTKASREQLEREGFEEVIVATGVVPRALKIEGSDAPQVLSYAEVLRGAPVGERVAVIGAGGIGFDVSEFLLKPPHQPQPQPLTDWQREWGIDSNPNYLSEGGMQPAEVHAPVREIYLLQRKTTPLGAGLGKTSGWVHRAQLKKHGVRMLRGVQYKAVTDEGIWVELAGHDQLLRVDTVVVCAGQESVKDLMPAAQEKTLANYHIIGGAKLASELDAKRAIREGAEIAANL, encoded by the coding sequence ATGACAACGACTAGCTATGCAAATATTTTAAAACCCCTGCATTTGGGCTTTACGACCATTAAAAACCGCGTGGTGATGGGCTCAATGCACACGGGGCTGGAAGACCGTTTCTATAACTATCCAAAGCTGGCAGCCTATTTCGGCGAGCGCGCCAAAGGCGGCGTGGGCTTGATCATTACCGGCGGCATCTCTCCCAACCGTCAAGGCTGGCTTCTTCCGGCCGGCGGCACCATGAATACTTTGGGCGATATTGCGCCGCACCGCCTGGTGACCCATGCGGTGCATAAGCATGGCGCGAAAATTTTAATGCAGATTCTGCATGCCGGACGCTACGGCTATCAGCCTTTTGTGGTCTCCGCCAGCCCGGTCAAATCGCCGATTTCGCCTTTCAAGCCGCGCCAGCTCAGCGATAAGCAGATTCTGGAAACCATTCAGGACTATGTCAAAACCGCCAGCCTTGCGAAAAAAGCCGGATATGACGGCGTGGAAATTATGGGTTCGGAAGGCTATCTGCTGAATCAGTTTTTAAGCCGCCATGTCAACCAGCGCACCGACCGCTGGGGCGGATCAATTGAAAACCGCATGCGCTTTGCGGTGGAAATTGTCAAAGCCATCCGCGCTGAAGCTGGCGAGAAGTTCATCATCTGCTTCCGCCTGTCGATGCTGGATTTGGTGCATGACGGCAACACCATGGATGAAGTCATCACCGTTGCGCAGGCCTTGGAGCAGGCGGGCGTAACTCTGCTGAATACCGGCATCGGCTGGCATGAAGCGCGCATTCCGACCATTGTGACTTCGGTGCCGCGGGCGGCTTTTGCCGACTACACGGCGGAAGTGAAAAAGCATGTGTCCATTCCGGTCATTGCTTCTAACCGCATCAATATGCCGGAAACTGCGGAAGAAATTCTGGCTGCCGGCAAGGCGGATATGGTGCAGATGGCGCGCCCGCTGCTGGCTGACCCGTTTTGGGTGAATAAGACCGCGACCAACCGCGTCGATGAAATCAATACCTGCATTGCCTGCAATCAGGCCTGCTTAGACCATACCTTTAAAAATCAGCGCGCGACCTGCCTAGTCAACCCGCGCGCGGCTTTTGAAACTGAGCTGGTCTATGTAAAAGCCAAGAAGCCTAAGCGCATTGCGGTCATTGGCGGCGGTGTGGCGGGCATGTCGGCGGCGACGGTAGCAGCCGGGCGCGGCCATCAGGTGACCCTGTTTGAAGCCGGCAATGAAGTAGGCGGCCAGTTCAACCTGGCGAAAGTGATTCCGGGCAAAGAGGAATTTCATGAAACTATCCGCTATTTTAAAGTGCAGATTGAGAAAACTGGCGTTGAACTGCGCCTGAATACCAAGGCCAGCCGCGAACAGCTGGAGCGCGAAGGCTTTGAAGAAGTGATTGTGGCGACTGGCGTTGTGCCGCGCGCCTTGAAAATTGAGGGCAGTGATGCGCCGCAAGTGCTGTCCTATGCCGAAGTGCTGCGCGGCGCGCCGGTAGGTGAGCGGGTCGCTGTAATTGGCGCCGGCGGCATTGGCTTTGATGTTTCTGAGTTTTTGCTGAAACCGCCGCATCAGCCGCAGCCGCAGCCTTTGACGGACTGGCAGCGCGAGTGGGGGATTGATTCAAATCCGAATTACCTTTCTGAAGGCGGCATGCAGCCGGCGGAAGTGCATGCGCCGGTGCGTGAAATTTATCTGCTGCAGCGCAAAACCACGCCATTGGGCGCGGGCTTGGGCAAAACCTCCGGCTGGGTGCACCGCGCGCAGCTGAAAAAGCATGGCGTGCGCATGCTGCGCGGCGTGCAGTACAAGGCGGTGACCGATGAGGGCATCTGGGTTGAGCTGGCGGGCCATGACCAGCTGCTGCGGGTGGATACGGTTGTAGTCTGCGCCGGGCAGGAATCTGTTAAGGATTTAATGCCGGCGGCGCAGGAAAAAACCTTGGCGAATTATCATATTATCGGCGGCGCTAAGCTCGCCTCAGAGCTGGATGCGAAGCGCGCCATCCGTGAAGGCGCTGAAATCGCAGCCAATTTATAA